The DNA segment CATGGACATCACCATGCCCGGTCTCAACGGCCTGGACGCCGCCCGCCAGTTGCTGGCCGAATGGCCCGCGGCCCGCATCGTCTTCCTCTCCATGCACGGGGATCGGCGCTACGTGCAGGCCGCCTTCGCCGCCGGCGCCCACGGTTATGTCACCAAGGACACGCCCCTCTCCGAGCTGGTCCGTGTGCTGGAACTGGTCCTGGCCGGCCGTCGCGCCGTGGGGGAGGGGCTGGCCGACCTCTTGCTGGACGATTACGGCGACTTGGTCCGCGGCCGCCAGACGGCGCCGGCGCCCTCCATCCTGGACCGGCTCAGCCCGCGCGAGCGGGAGGTCCTTCAATTGCTGGCCGAGGGAGCGGGGACGCGTCAGATCGCCGCCCGGCTCAATCTCAGTCCCAAGACGGTGGAAAGCCATCGCGCCATGCTGATGGAGAAACTGGGCCTGCATAGCGTGGCCGAGTTGACCAAGCTGGCCATCCGCGAGGGACTGACGCCCATCGACTGAAGCCTCCTGTCAAGGGATTCACACTTTCAGGCATTCCCTGGCGGCATTTCAGGCATTTCCTGAGCCCGGCCGCTCCCCTCCTGCCCCATCATGTCCCCGGCCTGGCGCGCCGACGCCGGGGTGATCCACGTGACTCCAGGAGGACCCATGTTCGACACCGGCAACACCGGCTTCATGCTGGTGGCCACCAGCCTGGTCATGCTCATGACGCCAGGCCTGGCCTTTTTCTATGGCGGCCTGGTCGGCCGCAAGAACGTGCTGGCCATCATGATCCAGAGCTTTGTCTCCATGGCCTGGACCACCATGCTCTGGTACGTGGCGGGCTATTCCCTCTGCTTCAGCGGCGGCGAGGGTGGCATCATCGGCAACCTCGACCACGCCTTCCTGCGCGGCATCGACCCCATGTCCGCCTACAGCCCGGCCAACATCCCCCTCTTCGTGTTCATCGCCTATCAGATGATGTTCGCCATCATCACGCCGGCGCTGATCACCGGCGCCTTCTCCAACCGGATCCGCTTTGGCGCCTACCTCGTCTTCCTCACCTTCTGGCTTTTCCTGGTCTACTTCCCCTTCGTCCACATGATCTGGGGCGGCGGACTGCTGCAAACCTGGGGTGTGCTGGACTTCGCCGGCGGCATCGCCGTGCACAACATCGCCGGCATGGCGGCGTTGGCCTCGGTGCTGTTCGTGGGCCGACGCCGCGCCCCGGACCGGGAACCGCACAGCATCCCCCTGGTGGCGCTGGGCACCGGCCTGCTCTGGTTCGGCTGGTACGGCTTCAATGCGGGCAGCGAGCTGCAGGTGGACGCCATCACGGCCCTGGCCTTCCTCAACACGGACATCGCCGCCTCCTTCGCCGCCTTCGTCTGGCTGCTCCTGGCCTGGAGCCTGGAGCGCAAGCCCAAGTTCGTCGGGCTGCTGACCGGGGCCGTGGCGGGACTGGCCACCATCACGCCGGCGGCCGGCTTCGTCACGCCGACGGTGGCGGCCCTCATCGGCTGCGTGGCGGGCGTGGTCTGCTACATGGCCGTGGCGCTGAAGAACCGGCTGGGCTGGGACGACGCGCTGGACGTCTGGGGCGTGCACGGCGTGGGCGGGGCGCTGGGCATCCTCATGCTGGGCCTGCTGGGCAGCCGGCTGGTCAACCCCGCCGGCCAGGACGGCCTCCTGCTGGGCGGCACCGCCTTCTTCGGCAAGCAGGTGGCGGCCCTGCTCTTC comes from the bacterium genome and includes:
- a CDS encoding response regulator transcription factor, whose translation is MDITMPGLNGLDAARQLLAEWPAARIVFLSMHGDRRYVQAAFAAGAHGYVTKDTPLSELVRVLELVLAGRRAVGEGLADLLLDDYGDLVRGRQTAPAPSILDRLSPREREVLQLLAEGAGTRQIAARLNLSPKTVESHRAMLMEKLGLHSVAELTKLAIREGLTPID
- a CDS encoding ammonium transporter, translating into MFDTGNTGFMLVATSLVMLMTPGLAFFYGGLVGRKNVLAIMIQSFVSMAWTTMLWYVAGYSLCFSGGEGGIIGNLDHAFLRGIDPMSAYSPANIPLFVFIAYQMMFAIITPALITGAFSNRIRFGAYLVFLTFWLFLVYFPFVHMIWGGGLLQTWGVLDFAGGIAVHNIAGMAALASVLFVGRRRAPDREPHSIPLVALGTGLLWFGWYGFNAGSELQVDAITALAFLNTDIAASFAAFVWLLLAWSLERKPKFVGLLTGAVAGLATITPAAGFVTPTVAALIGCVAGVVCYMAVALKNRLGWDDALDVWGVHGVGGALGILMLGLLGSRLVNPAGQDGLLLGGTAFFGKQVAALLFSSLYAFAFTYGMLWLINKITPVRTTEAEEMAGMDASLHGETAYEPNTF